A single genomic interval of Mycobacterium sp. DL592 harbors:
- the rnpA gene encoding ribonuclease P protein component, with the protein MLPAQFRMTRSAEFGATVKHGVRAVQPDIVVHARREDDGGPRIGLVVSKSVGSAVQRHQVSRRLRHVARNLIAEFDPGDRVVVRALPSSRTAVSARLEQQLRSGLQRTHKLMEKNR; encoded by the coding sequence GTGCTCCCGGCTCAGTTCCGGATGACACGGTCTGCGGAGTTCGGTGCCACCGTCAAGCACGGGGTACGAGCGGTGCAGCCGGACATTGTTGTGCACGCACGACGCGAGGACGACGGTGGACCCCGTATCGGCCTGGTGGTCTCCAAGTCAGTGGGCTCGGCGGTGCAACGACACCAGGTGTCGCGGCGGCTGCGTCATGTGGCCCGCAATCTGATAGCCGAGTTCGATCCCGGCGATCGTGTCGTCGTTCGCGCCCTGCCGAGCAGCCGTACGGCGGTCTCGGCTCGGCTGGAACAGCAGTTGCGCAGCGGACTGCAGCGCACGCACAAACTGATGGAGAAGAACCGGTGA
- the recF gene encoding DNA replication/repair protein RecF, which yields MYVRHLALHDFRSWAHVDLDLAPGRTVFVGSNGYGKTNLVEALWYCATLGSHRVATDAPLIRAGAQRAVVSTIVVNEGRELAVDIEIAAGRANKGRLNKSPVRSTREVLGAVRAVLFAPEDLSLVRGDPGERRRYLDELATVRRPRVAAIRADYDKVLKQRTALLKSAAGARFRGDRSVLETLDVWDGHLAAHGAELMAARIDLVNLLAPEVEKAYQLLAPASRPAAISYRSSVELSGADGEDAEFLEAALLAGLAQRRDAELERGMCLVGPHRDDLELRLGDQPAKGFASHGESWSMALALRLAAYELLRTEGSEPILILDDVFAELDNARRLALAGVAADAEQVLVTAAVGEDIPPDWDATRIGISLVDDDNGRMSAVVS from the coding sequence ATGTACGTTCGGCACCTGGCGTTGCACGACTTCCGGTCGTGGGCACATGTCGACCTGGATTTGGCGCCAGGCCGTACGGTGTTCGTCGGGTCCAACGGCTACGGGAAGACCAATCTCGTTGAGGCACTGTGGTATTGCGCCACACTCGGCTCGCACCGGGTGGCCACCGACGCGCCATTGATCCGGGCGGGTGCACAACGCGCCGTCGTGTCGACGATCGTCGTCAACGAGGGCCGCGAGCTGGCGGTCGACATCGAGATCGCCGCCGGCCGGGCAAATAAGGGGCGCCTCAACAAGTCTCCGGTGCGCAGTACCCGCGAGGTTCTCGGGGCGGTGCGTGCGGTGCTGTTCGCTCCCGAGGACCTCTCACTGGTCCGCGGCGACCCCGGCGAGCGGCGGCGCTATCTCGACGAGCTGGCGACCGTGCGGCGTCCCCGCGTCGCGGCTATCCGTGCCGACTACGACAAGGTTCTCAAGCAGCGGACTGCACTATTGAAATCTGCTGCGGGAGCACGCTTTCGGGGCGATCGAAGCGTGCTCGAGACCCTCGATGTGTGGGACGGTCACCTTGCGGCGCATGGTGCGGAGTTGATGGCTGCCCGGATTGACCTGGTGAACCTACTGGCACCGGAGGTGGAGAAGGCTTACCAACTGCTGGCGCCGGCGTCGCGTCCGGCCGCCATCAGCTACCGCAGCAGCGTGGAACTGTCGGGCGCTGACGGTGAAGACGCCGAGTTCCTGGAAGCCGCGCTGTTGGCCGGGCTGGCGCAGCGACGGGATGCCGAACTGGAACGCGGAATGTGCCTGGTCGGTCCGCACCGCGACGATCTGGAGTTGCGGCTGGGTGATCAGCCGGCCAAGGGTTTCGCCAGTCACGGTGAATCCTGGTCGATGGCGCTGGCGTTGCGGTTGGCCGCCTATGAGTTGTTGCGCACCGAGGGCAGCGAACCCATCCTGATCCTCGACGACGTGTTCGCCGAACTGGACAACGCCCGCCGGCTGGCCCTTGCCGGTGTGGCCGCCGACGCCGAGCAGGTGCTGGTCACCGCCGCGGTCGGCGAGGACATTCCGCCGGACTGGGACGCCACCCGGATCGGAATCTCACTGGTCGACGACGACAACGGCCGGATGTCGGCGGTGGTGTCGTGA
- the dnaN gene encoding DNA polymerase III subunit beta, with protein MDVATTTVGSDLKVRLVREDFAEAVAWVARNLPTRPTVPVLAGVLLTGTEEGLTISGFDYEVSAEVRVPAEIASPGSVLVSGRLLSDITKSLPAKPVDVAVEGTRVALTCGSARFSLPTMAVEDYPALPSLPDETGVISADVFGEAIGQVAVAAGKDDTLPMLTGIRVEISGETVVLAATDRFRLAVRELTWSTSSPSLEAAVLVPAKTLAEAAKAGTSGSEVHLALGAGATVGKEGLLGIRSSNKRSTTRLLDAEFPKFRQLLPSEHTAIASIGVAELTEAIKRVALVADRGAQVRMEFSDGVLHLSAGADDVGRAEEDLPVDFYGEPLTIAFNPTYLTDGLGSLHSDRVTFGFTTPSRPAVLRPAGDDEQVDGTGPFPAIQTDYVYLLMPVRLPG; from the coding sequence ATGGACGTGGCGACAACGACGGTTGGCTCCGACTTGAAGGTTCGCCTGGTGCGGGAGGACTTCGCCGAGGCGGTGGCCTGGGTTGCACGCAACCTGCCGACGCGCCCGACGGTTCCGGTGCTGGCAGGGGTGCTGCTGACCGGCACCGAAGAAGGTCTGACCATCTCGGGATTCGACTACGAGGTGTCCGCCGAAGTCCGTGTTCCGGCTGAAATCGCTTCTCCTGGAAGCGTTTTGGTGTCGGGACGGCTGTTGTCCGACATCACCAAGTCGCTGCCGGCCAAGCCGGTCGACGTCGCCGTCGAAGGCACCCGTGTCGCACTGACCTGCGGCAGCGCCCGCTTCTCCCTGCCGACGATGGCGGTCGAGGACTATCCCGCGCTGCCGTCGCTCCCGGACGAAACCGGTGTGATTTCTGCCGACGTGTTCGGTGAGGCCATCGGTCAGGTCGCGGTGGCGGCCGGCAAGGACGACACCCTGCCGATGCTGACGGGCATCCGGGTGGAGATTTCCGGTGAGACAGTGGTTTTGGCTGCCACCGACCGATTCCGCCTTGCAGTGCGCGAGCTCACGTGGTCGACGTCGTCACCGAGTCTGGAAGCCGCGGTGCTGGTTCCGGCCAAGACGTTGGCCGAGGCCGCCAAGGCCGGCACGTCCGGTTCGGAGGTCCACCTGGCTCTGGGTGCCGGCGCCACGGTCGGCAAGGAGGGGCTGTTGGGGATTCGCAGCTCCAACAAACGCAGCACCACCCGCCTGCTGGATGCGGAGTTCCCGAAGTTCCGTCAACTGCTGCCCAGTGAGCACACGGCGATCGCTTCGATCGGTGTGGCGGAACTGACCGAAGCCATCAAGCGTGTGGCGCTGGTCGCCGATCGCGGCGCCCAGGTGCGGATGGAGTTCAGTGACGGCGTGCTGCACTTGTCCGCCGGCGCCGACGACGTCGGTCGTGCCGAGGAAGATCTGCCTGTCGATTTCTACGGCGAACCGCTGACGATCGCGTTCAACCCCACGTACTTGACCGACGGCCTGGGTTCACTGCATTCCGATCGTGTGACATTCGGTTTCACCACCCCCAGCCGGCCTGCTGTGCTGCGGCCTGCAGGTGATGATGAGCAGGTCGATGGCACCGGACCTTTCCCTGCTATTCAGACGGACTACGTATACCTGTTGATGCCGGTGCGCTTGCCCGGCTGA
- the yidD gene encoding membrane protein insertion efficiency factor YidD, protein MSTRSPGRLARLRTTPVRGLIFLIELYRHTISPLRLPTCRFTPTCSQYAVEALAEYGFFKGSWLTAVRLGKCGPWHPGGWDPIPERQPQSTHTCVGHEARSTHV, encoded by the coding sequence GTGAGCACTCGGAGTCCGGGCCGCCTCGCCCGTCTTCGGACAACCCCGGTCCGTGGCCTGATCTTCCTCATCGAGCTCTACCGCCACACCATCTCTCCGCTCCGTCTTCCGACATGCCGGTTCACGCCGACCTGCAGCCAGTACGCGGTGGAGGCACTTGCTGAATACGGCTTCTTCAAGGGGAGCTGGCTGACCGCCGTTCGGCTGGGGAAGTGTGGACCCTGGCATCCGGGAGGATGGGATCCAATCCCCGAGCGCCAGCCGCAGTCGACCCACACGTGCGTCGGACACGAAGCCAGGAGCACACATGTTTAA
- the gyrA gene encoding DNA gyrase subunit A has protein sequence MTDTTLPPGDATGDRIEPVDIQQEMQRSYIDYAMSVIVGRALPEVRDGLKPVHRRVLYAMYDSGFRPDRSHAKSARSVAETMGNYHPHGDASIYDTLVRMAQPWSLRYPLVDGQGNFGSPGNDPPAAMRYTEARLTPLAMEMLREIDEETVDFIPNYDGRVQEPTVLPSRFPNLLANGSGGIAVGMATNIPPHNLRELAEAVYWCLENFEADEEATLEAVIERVKGPDFPTHGLIVGSQGIQDAYRTGRGSVRMRGVVEIEEDARGRTGIVITELPYQVNHDNFITSIAEQVRDGKLAGISNIEDQSSDRVGLRIVVEVKRDAVAKVVLNNLYKHTQLQTSFGCNMLSIVDGVPRTLRLDQMIRYYVIHQLDVIVRRTIYRLRKANERAHILRGLVKALDALDEVIALIRASETVDIARAGLIELLDIDEIQAQAILDMQLRRLAALERQRIVDDLAKIEAEIADLEDILAKPERQRAIVRDELKEIVDKYGDDRRTRIIAADGEVSDEDLIAREDVVVTITETGYAKRTKTDLYRSQKRGGKGVQGASLKQDDIVRHFFVCSTHDWILFFTTQGRVYRAKAYDLPEAQRNARGQHVANLLAFQPEERIAQVIQIKSYEDAPYLVLATRNGLVKKSKLTDFDSNRSGGIVAINLRDGDELVGAVLCSAEEDLLLVSANGQSIRFSATDEALRPMGRATSGVQGMRFNEDDRLLSLNVVREGTYLLVATAGGYSKRTAIEEYTTQGRGGKGILTIQYDRRRGSLVGALVVDEDSEVFAITSGGGVIRTAARQVRKAGRQTKGVRLMNLGEGDTLLAIARNAEEQEDADDVAADPETDAT, from the coding sequence ATGACTGACACCACGTTGCCGCCGGGCGACGCAACCGGAGACCGTATCGAACCGGTCGACATCCAGCAGGAGATGCAGCGCAGCTACATCGATTACGCGATGAGCGTCATCGTCGGCCGCGCGTTGCCGGAGGTGCGCGACGGCCTCAAGCCGGTGCACCGCCGGGTGCTCTACGCGATGTACGACTCCGGGTTTCGGCCCGATCGCAGCCATGCGAAATCGGCTCGCTCGGTTGCCGAGACGATGGGTAACTACCACCCGCACGGTGACGCCTCGATCTACGACACCCTGGTCCGGATGGCCCAGCCGTGGTCGCTGCGCTACCCGCTGGTCGACGGGCAGGGCAACTTCGGCTCGCCGGGTAACGATCCGCCAGCCGCCATGCGGTACACAGAGGCGCGTCTCACTCCGCTGGCGATGGAGATGCTGCGTGAAATCGACGAGGAGACAGTCGATTTCATCCCGAACTACGACGGCCGGGTGCAGGAGCCGACGGTTCTGCCGAGCCGGTTCCCCAACCTGCTCGCCAACGGTTCCGGCGGTATCGCCGTCGGTATGGCCACCAACATCCCGCCGCACAACCTGCGGGAGCTGGCTGAGGCCGTCTACTGGTGCCTGGAGAACTTCGAGGCCGACGAGGAAGCCACCCTCGAAGCGGTCATCGAACGGGTCAAGGGCCCGGACTTCCCGACCCACGGCCTGATCGTCGGCAGCCAGGGCATCCAGGACGCCTACCGCACCGGACGCGGCTCGGTACGGATGCGCGGCGTCGTCGAGATCGAGGAAGACGCCCGCGGCCGCACCGGCATCGTCATCACCGAGCTGCCGTATCAGGTCAACCACGACAACTTCATCACCTCGATCGCAGAGCAGGTCCGCGACGGCAAGCTGGCCGGCATCTCCAACATCGAGGACCAGTCCAGCGACCGCGTGGGTCTGCGCATCGTCGTGGAGGTCAAGCGTGACGCCGTGGCCAAGGTGGTGCTGAACAACCTCTACAAGCACACCCAGCTGCAGACCAGCTTCGGCTGCAACATGCTGTCGATCGTCGACGGGGTGCCGCGCACGCTGCGCCTCGACCAGATGATCCGCTACTACGTCATCCATCAGCTCGATGTCATCGTCCGACGCACCATCTACCGGCTGCGGAAGGCCAACGAGCGGGCCCACATCCTGCGCGGTCTGGTCAAGGCGCTCGACGCGCTCGACGAGGTCATCGCCCTGATCCGCGCCTCGGAGACCGTCGACATCGCCCGAGCGGGTCTGATCGAGTTGCTCGACATCGACGAGATCCAGGCCCAGGCCATCCTGGACATGCAGCTACGCCGCCTGGCTGCCCTGGAACGTCAGCGCATCGTCGACGATCTGGCCAAGATCGAAGCCGAGATCGCCGACCTCGAGGACATTCTGGCCAAGCCGGAACGGCAGCGGGCGATCGTGCGTGACGAACTCAAGGAGATCGTCGACAAGTACGGCGACGACCGGCGCACCCGCATCATCGCCGCCGACGGCGAAGTGTCCGACGAGGATCTGATCGCCCGCGAGGACGTGGTCGTGACGATCACCGAGACCGGCTACGCCAAGCGCACCAAGACTGACCTGTACCGCAGCCAGAAACGCGGCGGCAAGGGTGTGCAGGGGGCCTCGCTCAAGCAGGACGACATCGTGCGGCACTTCTTCGTGTGCTCGACCCACGACTGGATCCTGTTCTTCACCACGCAGGGCCGGGTGTACCGCGCCAAGGCCTACGACCTGCCCGAGGCACAGCGGAACGCACGCGGTCAGCATGTGGCCAACTTGCTGGCATTCCAGCCTGAGGAGCGCATCGCCCAGGTCATCCAGATCAAGAGCTACGAGGACGCGCCCTACCTGGTGCTGGCCACCCGCAACGGGCTGGTGAAGAAGTCGAAGCTGACCGACTTCGACTCCAACCGTTCCGGCGGCATCGTGGCGATCAACCTGCGCGACGGCGACGAACTGGTCGGCGCGGTGCTGTGCTCGGCCGAGGAGGACCTGCTGCTGGTCAGCGCCAATGGTCAGTCGATCCGCTTCTCGGCGACCGACGAGGCGCTGCGCCCGATGGGCCGGGCGACCTCCGGTGTGCAGGGCATGCGGTTCAACGAGGACGACCGGCTGCTGAGCCTCAACGTGGTCCGCGAGGGTACGTATCTGCTGGTCGCGACGGCCGGCGGATATTCCAAGCGCACCGCGATCGAGGAGTACACCACCCAGGGTCGCGGCGGCAAGGGAATCCTGACCATCCAGTACGACCGGCGCCGCGGCAGCCTGGTCGGTGCGCTGGTGGTCGACGAGGACAGTGAAGTGTTCGCCATCACCTCCGGTGGCGGCGTCATCCGTACCGCGGCTCGCCAGGTCCGCAAGGCCGGACGCCAGACAAAGGGCGTTCGCTTGATGAACCTGGGCGAGGGCGACACACTGTTAGCGATTGCCCGCAATGCCGAGGAGCAGGAGGACGCGGACGATGTGGCCGCGGACCCTGAAACCGATGCGACGTAG
- the dnaA gene encoding chromosomal replication initiator protein DnaA, with protein sequence MTDDPGSAFASVWSSVVAELNGDGDRGSAGTNGSGLESPLTPQQRAWLKLVQPLTIVEGFALLSVPSSFVQNEIERHLRIQIVEALSRRLGHRVELGVRIAPPSEDQHDDGQLADTATAESDLDEVDEDREALASAHETWPTYFTERPRSNTSADTPGTSLNRRYTFDTFVIGASNRFAHAAALAIAEAPARAYNPLFIWGESGLGKTHLLHAAGNYAQRLFPGMRVKYVSTEEFTNDFINSLRDDRKVAFKRSYRDIDVLLVDDIQFIEGKEGIQEEFFHTFNTLHNANKQIVISSDRPPKQLATLEDRLRTRFEWGLITDVQPPELETRIAILRKKAQMERLDVPDDVLELIASSIERNIRELEGALIRVTAFASLNRTPIDKALAEIVLRDLIADAGSMQISAATIMAATAEYFDTTVEELRGPGKTRALAQSRQIAMYLCRELTDLSLPKIGQAFGRDHTTVMYAQKKILNEMAYRREVFDTVKELTTRIRQRSKR encoded by the coding sequence TTGACCGATGATCCCGGTTCCGCATTCGCTTCGGTGTGGAGTTCTGTAGTCGCCGAACTGAACGGCGACGGCGATCGAGGCTCCGCCGGTACCAACGGCTCAGGCCTGGAATCTCCCCTGACTCCGCAACAAAGAGCCTGGTTGAAGCTAGTTCAGCCGCTCACCATCGTCGAGGGCTTCGCGCTGTTGTCAGTGCCGAGCAGTTTCGTGCAGAACGAGATCGAACGTCATCTGCGCATCCAGATCGTCGAGGCGCTGAGCCGCCGGCTCGGTCACCGGGTTGAGCTCGGGGTGCGCATCGCGCCGCCGAGCGAGGACCAGCACGATGACGGGCAGCTCGCCGATACCGCCACCGCTGAGTCCGATCTCGACGAGGTCGACGAAGATCGCGAAGCACTCGCCAGCGCCCATGAAACGTGGCCGACGTACTTCACCGAGCGTCCGCGCAGCAACACCTCCGCCGATACACCCGGCACAAGTCTCAACCGCCGGTACACCTTTGACACATTCGTCATCGGTGCGTCGAATCGTTTCGCTCACGCGGCTGCCCTGGCGATTGCTGAGGCGCCGGCCCGGGCGTACAACCCGTTGTTCATCTGGGGTGAATCCGGGCTGGGTAAAACCCACCTGTTGCACGCCGCAGGTAACTACGCGCAGCGACTGTTTCCGGGTATGCGGGTCAAGTACGTCTCGACCGAAGAGTTCACCAACGACTTCATCAACTCGCTTCGTGACGACCGCAAGGTCGCATTCAAGCGCAGCTACCGCGATATCGACGTGCTGCTGGTCGACGACATCCAGTTCATCGAGGGCAAGGAAGGTATCCAGGAAGAGTTCTTCCACACCTTCAACACCCTGCACAACGCGAACAAGCAGATCGTCATCTCCTCCGATCGGCCACCCAAACAGCTGGCCACCCTCGAGGACCGGCTGCGGACCCGCTTCGAGTGGGGTCTGATCACCGACGTCCAGCCGCCCGAACTCGAAACCCGGATCGCGATTCTGCGCAAAAAGGCACAGATGGAGCGCCTCGACGTCCCCGACGACGTCCTGGAACTCATCGCCAGCAGCATCGAGCGCAACATCCGAGAACTCGAGGGCGCTCTGATCCGCGTGACGGCGTTCGCGTCATTGAACCGCACACCCATCGACAAGGCCCTGGCCGAGATCGTCCTTCGTGACCTGATCGCCGATGCCGGCAGCATGCAGATCAGTGCGGCCACCATCATGGCGGCCACCGCCGAGTACTTCGACACCACCGTCGAGGAACTCCGCGGCCCCGGCAAGACCAGAGCGCTCGCACAGTCGCGTCAGATCGCGATGTATCTGTGCCGCGAACTCACCGACCTGTCTCTGCCCAAGATCGGGCAGGCGTTCGGCCGCGACCACACCACAGTGATGTACGCGCAGAAGAAGATCCTCAACGAAATGGCGTACCGCCGCGAGGTCTTCGACACCGTCAAGGAACTCACCACACGGATTCGCCAGCGCTCCAAGCGCTGA
- a CDS encoding DUF721 family protein produces the protein MDLVRRALEEARGAARSQGKEVGRGGRSPSRRRGTSGSNSDRRRWSGPGPDRRDPQPLGAATRDLAKSRGWSPRVAEGTVFAQWATVVGEQIAEHAQPTALREGVLSVSAESTAWATQLRMVQAQLLAKIAAAVGDGVVTSLKITGPTAPSWRKGRLHISGRGPRDTYG, from the coding sequence ATGGATCTGGTGCGCCGCGCATTGGAGGAGGCTCGCGGGGCCGCCCGAAGTCAGGGTAAAGAGGTCGGCCGCGGCGGTCGGTCGCCGTCGCGGCGGCGGGGGACATCGGGCAGCAACTCAGACCGTCGGCGGTGGTCGGGGCCCGGTCCCGACCGGCGTGATCCACAGCCGCTGGGGGCGGCGACGCGCGATCTCGCCAAGAGTCGTGGCTGGTCACCGCGGGTGGCCGAGGGCACGGTGTTCGCGCAGTGGGCCACCGTCGTCGGTGAGCAGATCGCCGAGCACGCCCAGCCCACCGCCTTGCGTGAAGGTGTGCTGAGCGTGTCCGCGGAATCGACCGCGTGGGCGACCCAGCTGCGGATGGTCCAGGCGCAACTGCTGGCCAAGATCGCTGCCGCCGTCGGAGACGGTGTGGTGACCTCGCTGAAGATCACCGGGCCGACCGCTCCGTCGTGGCGGAAAGGCCGGTTGCACATCTCCGGGCGGGGCCCGCGAGACACCTACGGATGA
- the rpmH gene encoding 50S ribosomal protein L34, with protein MAKGKRTFQPNNRRRARVHGFRLRMRTRAGRAIVSGRRRKGRRSLTA; from the coding sequence GTGGCCAAGGGCAAGCGGACCTTCCAGCCGAACAACCGGCGCCGGGCGCGGGTTCACGGTTTCCGGCTGCGTATGCGGACGCGCGCAGGACGCGCGATCGTGTCGGGCCGGCGCCGCAAGGGTCGTCGTTCCCTGACTGCCTGA
- the gnd gene encoding phosphogluconate dehydrogenase (NAD(+)-dependent, decarboxylating), with the protein MQLGLVGLGKMGFNMRQRLREGGHEVIGFDPRPEVSDTASLAALAEALTAPRVVWVMVPSGPITDETIVSLAEVLSPGDLVIDGGNSRYTEDAPHAELLGKKGISFVDAGVSGGVWGLTEGYGLMVGGSDEDIARVMPIFDTLRPSGPLEDGFVHAGGVGAGHYAKMVHNGIEYGLMMAYAEGYELLAAEPLIKDTQAVIQAWTNGTVVRSWLQQLLAKALKEDPNFVDISGYTEDSGEGRWTVEEAIHHRVPMPVIAASLFARFASRQDDSPTMKAVSALRNQFGGHAVKRVPLSG; encoded by the coding sequence ATGCAGTTGGGATTGGTCGGGCTCGGCAAGATGGGCTTCAACATGCGCCAGCGCTTGCGCGAAGGTGGACATGAAGTCATCGGTTTCGACCCGCGTCCGGAGGTCAGTGACACCGCGAGCCTGGCGGCTCTGGCTGAAGCATTGACCGCACCCCGCGTGGTGTGGGTGATGGTTCCCTCGGGTCCGATCACCGACGAGACGATCGTGTCGCTGGCTGAGGTGCTCAGTCCCGGCGATCTGGTGATTGACGGCGGTAACTCCCGCTACACCGAGGACGCCCCGCACGCGGAACTGCTTGGTAAAAAAGGGATTTCATTCGTCGACGCCGGTGTCTCCGGCGGCGTGTGGGGCCTGACCGAGGGATACGGTCTGATGGTCGGTGGCAGTGACGAGGACATCGCCCGGGTCATGCCGATCTTCGACACCCTGCGCCCGTCGGGACCGCTCGAAGACGGCTTCGTCCACGCCGGAGGGGTCGGTGCCGGCCATTACGCCAAGATGGTGCACAACGGTATCGAGTACGGCTTGATGATGGCCTACGCCGAAGGTTATGAACTGCTGGCCGCCGAACCGCTGATCAAAGACACCCAGGCGGTCATCCAGGCCTGGACCAACGGCACGGTCGTGCGCTCCTGGCTGCAGCAACTGCTCGCCAAAGCACTCAAGGAGGACCCGAACTTCGTCGACATCTCCGGGTACACCGAGGATTCCGGCGAGGGTCGCTGGACCGTCGAGGAAGCCATCCACCACCGGGTTCCGATGCCGGTGATCGCCGCTTCCTTGTTCGCCCGGTTCGCCTCGCGTCAGGACGACTCCCCCACGATGAAAGCGGTATCGGCTCTGCGTAACCAGTTCGGCGGCCACGCTGTCAAACGAGTTCCGTTGTCGGGCTAG
- the gyrB gene encoding DNA topoisomerase (ATP-hydrolyzing) subunit B, translating to MPASKKNDQDSYGAGSIKILEGLEAVRKRPGMYIGSTGERGLHHLVWEVVDNAVDEAMAGYATKVDVRLLEDGGVEVTDDGRGIPVAMHESGVPTVDVVMTVLHAGGKFEEGAYTVSGGLHGVGVSVVNALSSRLEADIRRDGFEWFQTYDNSVPGTLKQGEASRKTGTTIRFWADPNIFETTTYDFETVARRLQEMAFLNKGLTINLTDERVTPEEVVDDVVSDTAEAPKSAEEKAAEQAAAPHKVKHRTFHYPGGLVDFVKHINRTKQPIHSTVVDFSGKGEGHEVEVAMQWNAGYSESVHTFANTINTHEGGTHEEGFRAALTTVVNKYAKDKKLLKEKDANLTGDDIREGLAAVISVKVAQPQFEGQTKTKLGNTEVKSFVQRICNEQLGHWFEANPSDAKTIVNKAVSSAQARIAARKARELVRRKSATDIGGLPGKLADCRSTDPSKSELYVVEGDSAGGSAKSGRDSMFQAILPLRGKIINVEKARIDRVLKNTEVQAIITALGTGIHDEFDIAKLRYHKIVLMADADVDGQHISTLLLTLLFRFMRPLIEHGHVFLAQPPLYKLKWQRSEHEFVYSDRERDAMLEAGLAAGKKINKDDGIQRYKGLGEMNAKELWETTMDPSVRVLRQVTLDDAAAADELFSILMGEDVEARRSFITRNAKDVRFLDV from the coding sequence GTGCCTGCCTCGAAGAAGAACGATCAAGACTCCTACGGTGCCGGTTCGATCAAAATCCTGGAGGGCCTCGAGGCCGTCCGCAAACGTCCCGGCATGTATATCGGCTCCACCGGTGAGCGCGGTCTGCACCACCTGGTGTGGGAGGTCGTCGACAACGCGGTTGACGAGGCGATGGCCGGCTACGCCACGAAGGTCGACGTGCGCCTCCTGGAGGACGGCGGCGTCGAGGTCACCGACGACGGCCGCGGCATCCCCGTCGCGATGCACGAATCCGGCGTCCCCACCGTCGACGTCGTCATGACCGTGCTGCACGCCGGCGGCAAGTTCGAAGAAGGCGCCTACACGGTCTCCGGCGGTCTGCACGGCGTGGGCGTCTCCGTCGTCAACGCGCTGTCCAGCCGGCTCGAGGCGGACATCCGCCGCGACGGCTTCGAATGGTTCCAGACCTACGACAACTCCGTGCCCGGCACTCTCAAGCAGGGTGAGGCCAGCCGCAAAACCGGCACCACCATTAGGTTCTGGGCCGATCCGAACATCTTCGAGACCACCACCTATGACTTCGAGACGGTGGCACGGCGCCTGCAGGAGATGGCCTTCCTCAACAAGGGCCTGACCATCAACCTGACCGACGAGCGGGTCACCCCCGAAGAGGTCGTCGACGACGTCGTCAGCGACACCGCCGAGGCGCCGAAGTCCGCGGAGGAGAAGGCCGCCGAGCAGGCCGCCGCCCCGCATAAGGTCAAGCACCGCACGTTCCACTACCCCGGCGGTCTGGTCGATTTCGTCAAGCACATCAACCGCACCAAGCAGCCGATCCACAGCACCGTCGTCGACTTCTCCGGCAAGGGCGAGGGCCACGAGGTCGAGGTCGCAATGCAGTGGAACGCAGGCTATTCCGAGTCGGTGCACACCTTCGCCAACACCATCAACACCCACGAGGGCGGTACTCACGAAGAGGGTTTCCGCGCGGCCTTGACCACGGTGGTCAACAAGTACGCCAAGGACAAGAAGCTGCTCAAGGAAAAGGACGCGAACCTCACCGGCGACGACATCCGCGAGGGTCTGGCCGCCGTGATCTCGGTGAAGGTGGCTCAGCCGCAGTTCGAGGGCCAGACCAAGACCAAGCTGGGCAACACCGAGGTGAAGTCGTTCGTGCAGCGCATCTGCAACGAGCAGCTCGGCCACTGGTTCGAGGCCAACCCGTCGGACGCCAAGACGATCGTCAACAAGGCAGTGTCCTCGGCGCAGGCTCGCATCGCCGCTCGTAAGGCGCGGGAGTTGGTGCGGCGCAAGAGCGCAACCGATATCGGCGGTCTGCCGGGCAAGCTCGCCGACTGCCGCTCCACCGACCCGAGCAAGTCCGAACTGTATGTGGTGGAGGGCGACTCCGCCGGTGGCTCGGCCAAGAGCGGCCGCGACTCGATGTTCCAGGCGATCCTGCCGTTGCGCGGCAAGATCATCAACGTCGAGAAGGCCCGCATCGACCGCGTGCTGAAGAACACCGAAGTCCAGGCCATCATCACCGCGCTGGGCACCGGTATCCACGACGAATTCGACATCGCCAAGCTGCGCTATCACAAGATCGTGCTGATGGCCGACGCCGACGTTGACGGCCAACACATTTCGACGCTGCTGCTGACGCTGCTGTTCCGGTTCATGCGTCCGCTGATCGAGCACGGCCACGTGTTCCTGGCGCAGCCGCCGCTGTACAAGCTCAAGTGGCAGCGCAGCGAGCACGAGTTCGTCTACTCCGATCGCGAGCGCGACGCGATGCTCGAGGCAGGTTTGGCGGCAGGCAAGAAGATCAACAAGGACGACGGAATCCAGCGCTACAAGGGCCTTGGCGAGATGAATGCCAAGGAACTGTGGGAGACGACGATGGACCCGTCGGTGCGGGTGCTGCGTCAGGTCACACTCGACGACGCCGCGGCGGCTGACGAACTGTTCTCCATCCTGATGGGCGAGGACGTCGAGGCGCGTCGCAGCTTCATCACCCGTAACGCCAAAGACGTTCGCTTCTTGGATGTTTAA